From Caulobacter segnis, a single genomic window includes:
- a CDS encoding LacI family DNA-binding transcriptional regulator — protein MTGTRETKAPKRHATPKADKPARPITIHDVARHAGVGSMTVSRVIRGAANVSPAMREKVEAAVSVLNYQVNVAARATRSQSTAARIGILYSNPSASYLSEIMVGGLEQSSKMAGHLLLERCEGLAGQQAAVERLLASGVDGVILPPPLCDSRPTINRLLAEGVTVLALATARPMDDVSCVRIDDYAGALAMTRRLVALGHRDIAFIKGDPLHTPTEVRFEGFLAGMAEAGIAIRDDWVAEGLFTYRSGLAAAETLLDGAARPTAIFASNDDMAAAALAVAHGRQIAVPRDLTVCGFDDTAVATTVWPELTTIHQPIAAMGRTAVALIAEEIRARKAGDAPAPNHHLMKFTLIERGSSGPVPER, from the coding sequence TTGACCGGAACACGCGAGACCAAGGCCCCGAAGCGGCATGCGACGCCCAAGGCGGACAAGCCGGCGCGGCCCATCACCATCCACGACGTGGCGCGCCATGCCGGGGTCGGCTCGATGACGGTCTCCCGGGTGATCCGGGGCGCGGCCAATGTCAGCCCGGCGATGCGCGAGAAGGTCGAGGCGGCGGTCAGCGTGCTGAACTACCAGGTCAATGTCGCGGCCCGGGCCACGCGCTCGCAGTCGACGGCGGCGCGGATCGGCATCCTCTATTCGAACCCCTCGGCCTCGTACCTGTCCGAGATCATGGTCGGTGGGCTGGAGCAGAGCTCCAAGATGGCCGGGCACCTGCTGCTGGAGCGCTGCGAGGGTCTGGCGGGGCAGCAGGCCGCGGTCGAGCGGCTGCTGGCCTCGGGCGTGGACGGGGTGATCCTGCCGCCGCCGCTGTGCGACTCCCGACCGACCATCAACCGGCTGCTGGCGGAGGGCGTCACGGTGTTGGCCCTGGCCACGGCGCGGCCGATGGACGACGTCTCGTGCGTTCGGATCGACGACTACGCGGGCGCCTTGGCCATGACGCGGCGGCTGGTCGCCCTAGGCCACCGCGACATCGCCTTCATCAAGGGCGACCCGCTGCACACCCCGACCGAGGTCCGCTTCGAGGGCTTCTTGGCCGGCATGGCCGAGGCCGGGATCGCCATCCGCGACGACTGGGTGGCCGAGGGCCTCTTTACCTATCGCTCGGGCCTGGCGGCGGCCGAGACACTGCTGGACGGCGCGGCGCGGCCGACGGCGATCTTCGCCAGCAACGACGACATGGCCGCCGCCGCCTTGGCCGTGGCCCACGGTCGCCAGATCGCCGTGCCACGCGACCTGACCGTCTGCGGCTTCGACGACACGGCGGTGGCGACCACGGTCTGGCCCGAGCTGACCACCATCCACCAGCCGATCGCCGCCATGGGGCGCACGGCGGTGGCGCTGATCGCCGAGGAGATCCGGGCCCGCAAGGCCGGCGACGCGCCGGCCCCCAACCATCATCTGATGAAGTTCACCCTGATCGAGCGTGGCTCGTCGGGGCCTGTTCCAGAGCGCTGA
- a CDS encoding ROK family protein: MIQIGVDFGGTKVEAAALDASGQVLARARAPNPGAYDMAIALVGDLVARMEREVGQRGSLGIGAPGSISPSTGMMRNANSLYLNGRRFREDLSEALGRSVRLANDANCLALSEAVDGAAAGAKVAFAIILGTGCGGGLTVDGKLIEGLNGIAGEWGHIPLPWPTADEREGPACWCGQRGCLEMWISGTGLRHDFRQAAGQDLPGEAIIERFRAGEPQGTAAFERFLDRLGRAVAVLCNIVDPDVIVLGGGLSNVAEIYDRLPALIAPRVFSDQWRAKIAPAVWGDASGVRGAARLWSLEELSALEQAPTSHARSG, translated from the coding sequence GTGATCCAGATCGGCGTGGATTTCGGCGGCACCAAGGTCGAGGCCGCCGCCCTGGACGCTTCGGGGCAAGTGCTGGCCCGCGCCCGCGCGCCCAACCCCGGCGCCTATGACATGGCGATCGCCCTGGTCGGCGACCTCGTGGCCCGGATGGAGCGCGAAGTCGGCCAGCGTGGCTCCTTGGGGATCGGCGCGCCGGGCTCGATCTCGCCCTCGACCGGCATGATGCGCAACGCCAACTCGCTGTACCTGAACGGCCGGCGCTTCCGCGAGGACCTGTCCGAGGCCCTGGGCCGGTCCGTGCGCCTGGCCAACGACGCCAACTGCCTGGCCTTGTCCGAGGCCGTCGACGGTGCGGCCGCCGGCGCCAAGGTCGCGTTCGCCATCATCCTGGGCACCGGCTGCGGCGGCGGTCTGACGGTGGACGGCAAGCTGATCGAGGGCCTGAACGGCATCGCCGGCGAATGGGGCCACATCCCCCTGCCCTGGCCCACCGCCGACGAACGCGAGGGCCCGGCCTGCTGGTGCGGTCAGCGCGGCTGCCTGGAGATGTGGATCTCGGGCACGGGCCTGCGCCACGACTTCCGCCAGGCCGCCGGTCAGGACCTGCCCGGCGAGGCGATCATCGAGCGCTTCAGGGCCGGTGAGCCGCAGGGGACCGCCGCCTTCGAGCGGTTTCTGGACCGGCTGGGCCGCGCCGTGGCCGTGCTGTGCAACATCGTCGACCCGGATGTGATCGTGCTGGGCGGTGGCCTCTCGAACGTCGCCGAGATCTACGACCGTCTGCCGGCCCTGATCGCGCCGCGCGTCTTCTCCGACCAGTGGCGCGCCAAGATAGCGCCGGCCGTCTGGGGCGACGCTTCGGGTGTGCGCGGGGCCGCGCGGCTGTGGTCGCTGGAAGAGCTCAGCGCTCTGGAACAGGCCCCGACGAGCCACGCTCGATCAGGGTGA
- a CDS encoding TonB-dependent receptor, whose product MKTQNQYRLWLTASAVALLAASATQAQAQTPATAAPSDAAVEEVVVTGIRQSLQSAVQMKKNTMEVVDSIRAEDIGKLPDPNVAETLTRIPGVQGYRYGGEGASPVGVGSGLTIRGLSGQTASQVDGRSYFTAGGSEFNIEGAIPGMIAGLDVYKNPSAEHIEGGIGGLIDIKTRKPLDLPDFSGSAAISGRYNDMVKSWQPEYFALLSQRWNTGAGEMGLLLAANYQKSWNRSDNAPGPGGANLRRVIRADSAEYIGNAAYNQAYAGRSDVSFLADVADPLALTAAQRAGLVNMAGVQINVNEEDIQRTRKGVSGAFQWKPRAGLEIYVDGNYNSYLYHQGYRFLNGADSRYVQGLQTSAFSTTEGLTSRNRNGGEDVSLAGQRFASGTFLGSSFTSTGGDEHRLYETYILAGGAKWAPTDDLDLKLDVSYVKADQEQDNRSVAMVPRAGLTWDVTRTVGLPQKVAISGPSLSNPANWVLGTYANGTENIYDDVGYAAQFDGKLRIHDSVFEAVKFGARYYRKKSRFYNYSYSGKNLTTDGLGLTANQSNGILASSVQDLVAGSHTNWFDGEAGYSGGFLTFNPDSLLGDNVRNRFPLAGIPAEDSIPEVLLSRRKAVEQTYAGYGVVDFAFLNDRIRGNAGVRVVRTELDAQAQVTDSSSGVAVIVPNNKTNSYTDVLPTLNITGYIQDDLLLRFGFGKGMTRPSVGDINPTVVANVTNGTGSQGNANLAPLRATSYDLSLEKYFSKSAYASAAVFYKDVAGFALGVENCQTVATAPAYTGATPNNCATGQYRITTSVNADPGYAKGVELAAQTFFDYDFVPDFLHNFGVQGSYTWVKTELPVLLSGVKVNVRQPFQSDRNWSLAGLYENKRVSARLVYTYRSDYVLFGVSANPIDGRYLKGYGLLDASVNINLRDDLSLSVTASNLTNKAPIRYVGEPGNGYDTDILRQYFMNGRIYGLSLRYKFGG is encoded by the coding sequence ATGAAGACGCAAAACCAATATCGCCTCTGGCTGACGGCGTCCGCCGTCGCCCTGCTGGCCGCCAGCGCCACCCAGGCGCAAGCTCAAACTCCGGCCACGGCCGCCCCCAGCGACGCCGCCGTCGAGGAGGTGGTGGTCACCGGCATCCGCCAGAGCCTGCAGTCGGCCGTGCAGATGAAGAAGAACACCATGGAGGTGGTCGACTCCATCCGCGCCGAGGACATCGGCAAGCTGCCCGACCCCAACGTGGCCGAGACCCTGACCCGGATCCCGGGCGTGCAGGGCTATCGCTACGGCGGCGAGGGCGCCTCGCCGGTGGGCGTGGGCTCGGGCCTGACGATCCGGGGCCTGTCGGGCCAGACGGCCTCGCAGGTCGACGGCCGCTCGTATTTCACCGCCGGCGGCAGCGAGTTCAACATCGAGGGCGCCATCCCCGGCATGATCGCCGGCTTGGACGTCTACAAGAACCCCTCGGCCGAGCACATCGAGGGCGGCATCGGCGGCCTGATCGACATCAAGACCCGCAAGCCGCTGGACCTGCCCGATTTCTCGGGCAGCGCGGCGATCTCGGGCCGCTACAACGACATGGTCAAGTCGTGGCAGCCGGAATACTTCGCCCTGCTGTCGCAACGCTGGAACACCGGCGCCGGCGAGATGGGCCTGCTGCTGGCGGCCAACTACCAGAAGAGCTGGAACCGCTCGGACAACGCCCCGGGCCCTGGCGGCGCCAACCTGCGCCGGGTGATCCGCGCCGACAGCGCCGAGTACATCGGCAACGCCGCCTACAACCAGGCCTATGCCGGCCGCAGCGACGTCTCGTTCCTGGCCGATGTCGCCGATCCGCTGGCCCTCACGGCCGCCCAGCGCGCGGGCCTGGTCAACATGGCCGGCGTGCAGATCAACGTAAACGAGGAAGACATCCAGCGCACCCGCAAGGGCGTGTCGGGCGCCTTCCAGTGGAAGCCGCGCGCGGGCCTCGAGATCTATGTCGACGGCAACTACAACTCCTACCTCTACCACCAGGGCTATCGGTTCCTGAACGGCGCCGACAGCCGCTATGTCCAGGGTCTGCAGACCAGCGCCTTCAGCACCACCGAGGGCCTGACCAGCCGCAACCGCAACGGCGGCGAGGATGTCTCCCTGGCCGGCCAGCGCTTCGCCAGCGGCACGTTCCTGGGCTCCAGCTTCACCTCGACCGGCGGTGACGAACACCGCCTCTATGAAACCTACATCCTGGCCGGCGGGGCCAAGTGGGCGCCGACCGACGACCTGGATCTGAAGCTGGACGTCTCGTACGTGAAGGCCGACCAGGAGCAGGACAACCGTTCGGTGGCCATGGTCCCGCGCGCGGGTCTGACCTGGGACGTGACCCGCACCGTGGGCCTGCCGCAGAAGGTCGCGATCAGCGGTCCGTCGCTGTCGAACCCGGCCAACTGGGTGTTGGGGACCTACGCCAACGGCACCGAGAACATCTATGACGACGTGGGCTACGCCGCCCAATTCGACGGCAAGCTGCGGATCCACGACAGCGTCTTCGAGGCCGTGAAGTTCGGGGCGCGCTACTACCGGAAAAAGTCGCGCTTCTACAACTACTCCTACAGCGGCAAGAACCTGACGACCGACGGGCTGGGCCTGACGGCCAACCAGTCGAACGGCATCCTGGCCAGCAGCGTCCAGGATCTGGTCGCCGGCTCGCACACCAACTGGTTCGACGGCGAGGCCGGCTATTCCGGCGGCTTCCTGACCTTCAATCCCGACAGCCTGCTGGGCGACAATGTCCGCAACCGCTTCCCGCTGGCGGGCATACCGGCCGAGGACTCGATCCCCGAGGTGCTGCTGTCGCGCCGCAAGGCCGTCGAACAGACCTATGCCGGCTACGGCGTCGTCGACTTCGCGTTCCTGAACGACCGCATCCGCGGCAATGCCGGCGTTCGTGTCGTGCGCACCGAGCTGGACGCCCAGGCCCAGGTCACCGACTCCAGCAGCGGCGTGGCCGTGATCGTCCCGAACAACAAGACCAACAGCTATACCGACGTCCTGCCGACCCTGAACATCACCGGCTATATCCAGGACGACCTGCTACTGCGCTTCGGCTTCGGCAAGGGCATGACCCGTCCCAGCGTCGGCGACATCAACCCGACCGTCGTGGCCAACGTCACCAACGGCACGGGCTCGCAAGGCAACGCCAATCTGGCTCCGCTGCGCGCCACCAGCTACGACCTGTCGCTAGAGAAATACTTCAGCAAGTCGGCCTACGCCTCGGCGGCGGTGTTCTACAAGGACGTGGCGGGCTTCGCCCTGGGCGTCGAGAACTGTCAGACCGTGGCGACGGCGCCGGCCTATACCGGCGCCACGCCCAACAACTGCGCGACCGGCCAGTACCGGATCACCACCTCGGTCAACGCCGATCCCGGCTACGCCAAGGGCGTCGAACTCGCGGCCCAGACCTTCTTCGACTACGACTTTGTCCCGGACTTCCTGCACAATTTCGGGGTCCAGGGGTCGTACACCTGGGTCAAGACCGAGCTGCCGGTGCTGCTGTCGGGCGTGAAGGTCAATGTCCGCCAGCCGTTCCAGTCGGACCGCAACTGGAGCCTGGCCGGCCTCTACGAGAACAAGCGCGTCTCGGCCCGCCTCGTCTACACCTATCGCTCCGACTATGTGCTGTTCGGCGTCTCGGCCAACCCGATCGATGGCCGCTACCTGAAGGGCTACGGCCTGCTGGACGCCTCGGTGAACATCAACCTGCGTGACGACCTCTCGCTGTCGGTCACGGCCTCGAACCTGACCAACAAGGCGCCCATCCGCTACGTCGGCGAGCCGGGTAACGGCTACGACACCGACATCCTGCGCCAGTACTTCATGAACGGCCGGATCTACGGCCTGAGCCTTCGTTACAAGTTCGGCGGCTGA
- a CDS encoding oligosaccharide MFS transporter produces MGLKKNYALLSAFLFLYFFAQAMSISLLALWLKTTLNLTGAQTGVVFAANSFFAMASQPIYGFVSDKVGLRKTILWTVGVLVLMSGAFFAFVYGPLLKVNLLLGAIVGGVYLGVTFSAGSFAIESYVDRVGRKYGFEYSRARLWGSLGFAFAAFFSGRLFNIDPMINFALASVAGLLLLPLLAITKIEASDDERRSSDNLRLADALAILKLPKFWGFMVLILGVTNLYLVYDQQFPAYYAAQFADPKQGAAMFGYLNSAQIFVEAGMLFVAPFIVNRIGAKRGLLLAAAIMIIRITGSGLVTGPWAISAMKMLHAIELPILAVSIFRYIAFHFEARLASTLYLVGVSFGHSLGLTILSPIVGKSYDLIGFPHTYLLIALGAAAFWLASLFSLSPTPRAAGAKVS; encoded by the coding sequence ATGGGTTTGAAAAAGAACTACGCGCTGCTCAGCGCCTTCCTGTTCCTGTACTTTTTCGCCCAGGCCATGAGCATCTCGCTGCTGGCCCTGTGGCTCAAGACCACCCTGAATCTGACCGGCGCCCAGACGGGCGTCGTGTTCGCGGCCAACTCGTTCTTCGCCATGGCCTCGCAGCCGATCTACGGCTTCGTCTCGGACAAGGTGGGCCTGCGCAAGACCATCCTCTGGACGGTCGGTGTGCTGGTCCTGATGTCGGGCGCCTTCTTCGCCTTCGTCTACGGCCCGCTGCTCAAGGTAAACCTGCTGCTCGGCGCGATCGTCGGCGGGGTCTATCTGGGCGTCACCTTCTCGGCCGGCAGCTTCGCGATCGAGTCGTATGTCGACCGCGTGGGCCGCAAGTACGGCTTCGAATACAGCCGCGCCCGCCTGTGGGGCTCGCTGGGCTTCGCCTTCGCGGCGTTCTTCTCGGGCCGGCTGTTCAACATCGACCCGATGATCAACTTCGCCCTGGCCTCGGTCGCGGGCCTGCTGCTGCTGCCGCTGCTGGCGATCACCAAGATCGAGGCCAGCGACGACGAGCGCCGCAGCTCCGACAACCTCAGGCTCGCGGACGCCCTGGCCATCCTGAAGCTGCCCAAGTTCTGGGGCTTCATGGTGCTCATCCTTGGGGTGACCAACCTCTATTTGGTCTACGACCAGCAGTTCCCCGCCTACTACGCCGCGCAATTCGCCGATCCGAAACAGGGCGCGGCGATGTTCGGCTACCTCAATTCGGCGCAGATCTTCGTCGAGGCGGGGATGCTGTTCGTGGCCCCGTTCATCGTCAACCGGATCGGGGCCAAGCGCGGCCTGCTGCTGGCGGCGGCGATCATGATCATACGCATCACCGGATCGGGCCTGGTCACCGGGCCATGGGCGATCTCGGCGATGAAGATGCTGCACGCGATCGAGCTGCCGATCCTGGCCGTGTCGATCTTCCGCTACATCGCCTTCCACTTCGAGGCCCGCCTGGCCTCGACCCTCTATCTGGTGGGCGTCAGCTTCGGCCACTCGCTGGGCCTGACCATCCTGTCGCCGATCGTCGGCAAGAGCTACGACCTGATCGGCTTCCCGCACACCTACCTGCTGATCGCCCTGGGCGCGGCGGCCTTCTGGCTGGCCTCGCTGTTCAGCCTGTCTCCCACGCCGCGCGCCGCTGGCGCCAAGGTCTCCTGA
- a CDS encoding glycoside hydrolase family 88 protein: protein MSASLREPIARAPEILRSPRLDRARLDAILAAVLARIDDNLAVFTDAFPAPSSEGGVYPAIDNIEWTNGFWTGMLWLAFEASGEARYRAAAERQVRSFKHRIDHRINVDHHDLGFLYSLSCVAAWKVTGDACARDAAIQAADALLDRFLPTAGIIQAWGDLSNPAEAGRMIIDCNLNLPLLYWAAEVTGDREYAKAANRHIDQAARHIVRPDASTFHTFFMDPATGAPLRGTTHQGFSDSSCWARGQAWGVSGFPLVHRYNADPALIDTAARLANYFLNRLPDDLICCWDLVFTDDSQPRDSSAAAIAACGLLELARALPLGDPDRATYEAAALAMVETLGQHYLLPEGPPGTGVLAHAVYHMPKGVGVDEACLWGDYFFLEALVRLTRVWEPYW, encoded by the coding sequence ATGTCCGCTTCCCTTCGCGAGCCGATCGCTCGCGCCCCCGAGATCCTGCGCAGTCCCCGCCTCGACCGGGCTCGGCTGGACGCCATCCTGGCCGCCGTGCTGGCGCGGATCGACGACAACCTGGCGGTCTTCACCGACGCCTTCCCCGCCCCCTCCAGCGAGGGCGGCGTCTATCCGGCCATCGACAACATCGAATGGACCAACGGCTTCTGGACCGGGATGCTGTGGCTAGCCTTCGAGGCCAGCGGCGAGGCGCGCTATCGCGCGGCGGCCGAACGCCAGGTGCGCAGCTTCAAGCATCGCATCGATCACCGGATCAATGTCGACCACCACGACCTGGGCTTCCTGTATTCACTATCTTGCGTGGCGGCCTGGAAGGTGACCGGGGACGCTTGCGCCCGCGATGCGGCCATCCAGGCCGCCGACGCCCTGCTGGACCGCTTCCTGCCGACCGCAGGGATCATCCAGGCCTGGGGCGACCTCTCCAACCCGGCCGAGGCGGGCCGGATGATCATCGACTGCAACCTCAATCTCCCCCTGCTCTACTGGGCGGCCGAGGTGACCGGCGACCGCGAATACGCCAAGGCCGCCAACCGCCACATCGACCAGGCCGCGCGCCACATCGTCCGGCCCGACGCCTCGACCTTCCACACCTTCTTCATGGACCCGGCCACCGGCGCGCCGCTGCGCGGCACGACCCACCAGGGCTTCAGCGACAGCTCGTGCTGGGCGCGGGGCCAGGCCTGGGGGGTCTCGGGCTTCCCGCTGGTCCATCGCTACAACGCCGATCCGGCGCTGATCGACACGGCCGCGCGGCTGGCCAACTACTTCCTCAACCGCTTGCCGGATGACCTGATCTGCTGCTGGGACCTGGTCTTCACCGACGACAGCCAGCCGCGCGACAGCTCCGCCGCCGCCATCGCCGCCTGCGGCCTGCTGGAGCTGGCCCGCGCCCTGCCGCTGGGCGATCCCGACCGCGCGACCTACGAGGCCGCCGCCCTGGCCATGGTCGAGACGCTGGGCCAGCACTACCTGCTGCCCGAGGGCCCGCCCGGGACCGGCGTCCTGGCCCACGCGGTCTATCACATGCCCAAGGGCGTCGGCGTCGACGAGGCCTGCCTCTGGGGCGACTACTTCTTCCTCGAGGCGCTGGTGCGCCTGACCCGCGTCTGGGAGCCCTACTGGTGA